The following are encoded in a window of Penicillium oxalicum strain HP7-1 chromosome II, whole genome shotgun sequence genomic DNA:
- a CDS encoding Homoisocitrate dehydrogenase produces MAAAARTLRIGLIPGDGIGREVIPAGRRILEALPSSLNLNFSFVNLDAGFETFQKTGSALPDKTVDTLKKECDGALFGAVSSPSTKVAGYSSPIVALRKKLDLYANVRPVKTTAGSSNGKPIDLVIVRENTEDLYVKEERTEEGPNGKVAEAIKRISERASHRISTIAGEIALRRQGIREAAPGTSSHTQPMVTITHKSNVLSQTDGLFRETARQALAAEKFSSIHVEEQIVDSMVYKLFRQPEYYDVIVAPNLYGDILSDGAAALVGSLGLVPSANVGDGFAIGEPCHGSAPDIEGKGIANPIATLRSVALMLEFLNEPDAAAKIYTAVDANLDEAKFLSPDMGGKATTQEVLDDVLKRL; encoded by the exons atggctgctgctgctcggACACTTCGAATTG GTCTCATCCCCGGAGATGGCATCGGGCGGGAGGTGATCCCG GCTGGTCGCCGTATTTTGGAAGCCCTACCTTCCTCTCTCAACCTCAACTTCAGCTTTGTCAACCTCGACGCTGGCTTTGAGACCTTCCAGAAGACGGGCTCCGCCTTGCCCGACAAGACCGTGGACACACTCAAGAAGGAGTGTGATGGTGCTCTCTTCGGAGCTGTGAG CTCCCCGAGTACCAAGGTCGCTGGCTACTCTTCCCCCATCGTCGCTCTTCGCAAGAAGCTTGACCTGTATGCCAACGTCAGACCGGTCAAGACCACCGCCGGCAGCAGCAACGGCAAGCCGATTGACTTGGTTATCGTGCGTGAGAACACCGAAGATCTGTACGTCAAGGAGGAGCGCACCGAAGAGGGTCCCAACGGCAAGGTCGCCGAAGCCATTAAGCGTATCTCTGAGCGTGCCTCTCACCGCATTTCCACCATCGCCGGTGAGATTGCCCTCCGTCGCCAGGGAATCCGAGAAGCGGCCCCCGGAACTTCTTCTCACACACAGCCCATGGTGACCATCACGCACAAGTCCAATGTGCTGTCCCAGACCGACGGCCTCTTCCGCGAGACTGCGCGCCAGGCCCTTGCCGCTGAGAAGTTCTCCTCCATCCACGTGGAGGAGCAGATTGTCGATTCCATGGTCTACAAGCTCTTCCGTCAGCCCGAGTACTACGATGTCATTGTGGCTCCCAACTTGTATGGTGATATTCTGTCCGACGGTGCCGCCGCTCTGGTTGGCAGCTTAGGTTTGGTCCCCAGTGCCAATGTCGGTGACGGTTTCGCTATCGGTGAGCCCTGCCACGGCTCCGCCCCGGACATTGAGGGCAAGGGCATCGCCAACCCCATCGCTACTTTGCGCTCCGTTGCTCTGATGCTTGAATTCTTGAACGAGCCCGATGCGGCTGCCAAAATTTACACCGCCGTCGACGCCAACCTGGATGAGGCCAAGTTCCTGTCCCCCGATATGGGCGGCAAGGCGACCACTCAGGAGGTTCTCGATGACGTCCTCAAGAGACTGTAA
- a CDS encoding Pyruvate kinase, with amino-acid sequence MAATTSLDHLSNRMKLEWHSKLNTEMVPAKNFRRTSIIGTIGPKTNSVEKINALRTSGLNVVRMNFSHGSYEYHQSVIDNAREAARVQAGRPLAIALDTKGPEIRTGNTTDDKDFPIAAGTELNITTDDAYATASDDKNMFVDYKNITKVISPGKLIYVDDGILSFEVLEVVDDKTLRVKCLNNGNISSRKGVNLPGTDVDLPALSEKDISDLKFGVKNNVDMIFASFIRRGSDIQSIRDVLGEEGKEIQIIAKVENQQGVNNFDEILEATDGVMVARGDLGIEIPAPKVFIAQKMMIAKCNIKGKPVICATQMLESMTYNPRPTRAEVSDVANAVLDGADCVMLSGETAKGNYPCEAVKMMHETCLLAEVTIPHFQIFDELRNLAPRPTETSESIAMAAVSASLELNAGAIVVLTTSGKTARLLSKYRPVCPIIMVTRNATASRYSHLYRGVWPFYFPESKPDFNVKIWQEDVDRRLKWGINHGLKLGIINKGDPIVCVQGWRGGMGHTNTVRVVPAEENLGLSSE; translated from the exons ATGGCGGCTACCACCTCCCTCGACCACCTCTCCAACCGCATGAAGCTGGAATGGCACTCCAAGCTCAACACTGAGATGGTTCCGGCCAAGAACTTCCGCCGGACCTCCATCATCGGTACCATTG GCCCCAAGACCAACTCtgtcgagaagatcaatgctCTGCGCACTT CCGGTCTCAACGTGGTCCGCATGAACTTCTCGCACGGTTCATATGAG TATCACCAATCGGTGATTGACAACGCCCGTGAGGCTGCCCGTGTTCAGGCCGGTCGTCCTCTGGCCATTGCTCTTGACACCAAGGGCCCCGAGATCCGTACTGGTAACACCACTGACGATAAGGATTTCCCTATCGCTGCGGGCACTGAGCTGAACATCACCACCGATGACGCTTATGCCACTGCCAGTGATGACAAGAACAT GTTTGTCGATTACAAGAACATCACCAAGGTGATTTCTCCCGGCAAGCTCATCTATGTCGATGATGGCATCCTGTCATTTGAGGTCCTtgaggtggtggatgacaAGACCCTGCGCGTCAAGTGCTTGAACAACGGAAACATCTCCTCTCGCAAGGGTGTCAACTTGCCCGGCACCGACGTTGACCTGCCCGCTTTGTCCGAGAAGGACATCAGCGACTTGAAGTTCGGTGTCAAGAACAACGTTGACATGATCTTCGCTTCTTTCATCCGCCGTGGCAGTGACATCCAGAGCATTCGTGATGTTCTCGGCGAGGAGGGCAAGGAGATTCAGATCATCGCCAAGGTCGAGAACCAGCAGGGTGTCAACAACTTTgacgagattctggaggCCACCGATGGTGTCATGGTTGCCCGTGGTGACCTCGGTATCGAGATCCCCGCCCCCAAGGTGTTCATCGcccagaagatgatgatcgcCAAGTGCAACATCAAGGGCAAGCCCGTCATCTGCGCCACTCAGATGCTCGAGTCCATGACCTACAACCCCCGCCCCACCCGTGCTGAGGTCTCCGACGTTGCCAACGCCGTTCTGGACGGTGCTGACTGTGTCATGCTGTCCGGTGAGACCGCAAAGGGTAACTACCCTTGTGAGGCTGTCAAGATGATGCACGAGACTTGCTTGTTGGCCGAGGTCACCATTCCTCACTTCCAGATCTTCGATGAGCTCCGCAACTTGGCCCCTCGCCCGACCGAGACCTCCGAGtccatcgccatggccgccGTCAGCGCCAGTCTGGAGCTGAACGCTGGTGCCATTGTTGTCCTGACCACCAGCGGCAAGACTGCCCGCCTTCTGTCCAAGTACCGTCCCGTCTGCCCCATCATCATGGTCACTCGTAACGCCACTGCTTCCCGG TACTCTCACCTTTACCGTGGTGTCTGGCCGTTCTACTTCCCCGAGAGCAAGCCCGACTTCAACGTCAAGATCTGGCAGGAGGACGTCGACCGCCGCCTCAAGTGGGGTATCAACCACGGTCTCAAgctcggcatcatcaacaagggcGACCCTATCGTCTGTGTTCA